The genomic stretch CTAATTATATGTCACTGAGCATGTCAATGGGAGTTTTTCTTACATAGGCATCTGGCCGGAATCGAGAAGCTTCAACGACGATGGTTATGGCCCCGTCCCATCCCGTTGGAAAGGAACGTGTGAAATAGGCGTAGAACACCCCATCAGATGCAACCGCAAGATCATCGGTGCAAGATACTACAGTAAAGACGCCGACCCGTCTGAGGTCGCGCGAGACTACGACTCCCCCCGTGACGCCAATGGCCATGGAACACACACCTCTTCCACCGCAGCAGGTTCTCTGGTAAGCGATGCAAGCTTCCACGGTCTCGGTGCCGGTACAGCAAGAGGAGGCGCTCCTCGTGCGCGGCTAGCGATCTACAAGGTGTGCTGGGGATCAGGAAGATGCGGGGAAGCCGACGTACTACAAGCCATAGATGACGCGGTGGATGATGGAGTGGACATCTTGTCACTGTCAATCGGTGGGAATGGCTACATTCCGGCTTCACTAGGCGCGGTAAGAAGTGGCATGACGGTGATCTTCTCCGGCGGCAATGACGGTCCCGTCACTCAAACATTAAATAACGACGTTCCATGGGTCATCACCGTGGCTGCCAGCACCATCGATCGCTCTTTTCCGACCGTCATAACCCTCGGAGACAAACAAACTGTGGTGGTATGCTGCGCAGATGTGTTGCATGCTCAAATAAAGGCTTGGCAACTTGGTCAAGTCATTGTTAATTGGTTTGCTGACGAAAAGCCTGCTGCAGGGACAATCGCTGTTCTATGACTCGGCGGATGTAGGATTCAAAGGCCTAGTAGTGCCTGCAAGGTAGATACTGTCAATCACAACTCTGTTTCTCCCCTTTATTTATGTTCAGATGTTAATTCCGTCGTCCATTGTAGTTGCTCTGCAGAGGACATACATTCCAGATATGTAGTAGGCAAGATTGTGCTGTGCGCTGACAGTGGGCCTGCTGGGAACTTCGACGACGTTTTAGGAATCCTGCAGGGAGCCAAAGCCGCCGGTGTGATCTTTGGACGATTCCCACGCAGCAACCTCCTACCTTGCGAACGCTTCATATGTGTCCTGGTAGACAAAGATGTACACGAGCAAATATGGATATATGGTGAAAAGACGACAAGGTTTGCTTCCTAGATTTCTATTCCCGTTAACGCGTTGCAGCTAATTAACCACGGGTGGGTTACCACTGGCAGTTCTCCGGTGGTGAAGGTGAGCCCAGCCTTAACCTCGGCCGGGATTCCAATCACGTCGCCCAGGGTGGCAGCTTTCTCCTCCAGGGGGCCGAGTATATCTTATCCAGACCTGGTCAAGGTACGCCCACCCCGCATCCATGATCTCATTCTTGCATATATCTTCATCTGGGACCAACAAAGAAACGTGCTAGCTTATTGTTGTTTACGTCCTTCGGTCAGCCCGATATCACAGCTCCGGGAGTCAGTATCTTGGCCGCAGTGGAAGATTCTTATGAATTCATGTCCGGGACTTCAATGGCCTGTCCTCATGTATCTGGAGTTGCAGCTCTTCTCAAAGTAGTGCATCCGGAATGGTCTCCAGCTGCCATCAAATCAGCACTTGTCACCACAGGTGAGTAAATATCATCATGTTACTACTTCTACTCCATCCTTTAGTTGTATGCTCATGTCCGATTGCCTCTGTTTGAAGCATACACGACCGATGCGTACGACTTCCCAGTAGAGGCAGAGGCGATTCCTCGGAAGCTGGCCGATGCTTTCGACTATGGCGGAGGTCACATCGATCCTAATAAAGCCGCAGATCCTGGACTTGTTTATGATATCCATCCGGATGATTACTGCAACTACTTCCCGTGCACAAACCGTGCCTTGAGTCTGCCCTCGGACGACGTTCCCGGCCTCGGGACATCCGGAGTGGATAACAAACGTATGTATGACCTGAACCTGCCCTCCATCTCCATTCCCGACCTGAAGGAGACACCTGTGACGGTCGGGAGGACCGTTACTAATGTGGGCGACAAGAAATCCAAGTACAAGGCAGTAGTGCGTTCTCCACCAGGTGTTAAGATGGTTGTGGAGCCGTCCGTTCTGGAGTTCAAGGCTTCGAAGCAGAAGCTTCCCTTTAAGGTGACCTTCACGTCGCTTCACAAGGTGCAAGGAGGCTTCACTTTCGGAAGCTTGACTTGGGTGGATGATGGTGGGAACCATACCGTCGGGATTCCGATCGCGGTTCGGGTGATCATCGTAGATTCCTTTTCTGACACCTCCTAGAGTCCAAGCTATAAGCTCTGGCCTGAGCATTCGAGACATGAAGTAATAATGGAGCCGAGTTTATATATATGTTGCTGTAGCAGTAAGTTCAATGTTAAGATGTCTCGAGGAATAAAAGGATATCTGTTACGTTGCTTGTGCGTTTGATGATGGTGTGTAAAAGTAATTCTATAGATTTTTATGTAAGAAGACGAAATCAGATCCAATCCTATAGATTTTTCTATAACaataattttcagaaaatatttatcttatcattcaatcaataatcaATTCACCCATGTGATATTTAATACATTTAATAACTCTTTAAAGATTcataagtgtgtgtgtgtgtgtgtgtatcaatagattaattatataattcaatTAGTAATCGTGActctgaaaattttaaaaataatcaaataagcaAACCATAGATCAGTAAACACTTTGACTCGTATGTTaatcaaaatttatcataaataaatattttattaaaataaataatattttattcatttaaTATATACTTTTGATGTATATCAATTCATAACGTAGCtaacaatatttttaaaatataaaatataattaaatgtatttcataataaaaatataaatatagctaATGATCGTAAGCCATTGTAGTACTATCATTAACTTTTCATAAATGAGCATAAATATAACTAAGGGTTTGTAAATATAAATAATTGTATACGTTTGAACATAATTCGTAGTAGTATCGATAACAACTGTCACATTATACCCTGGTTTAGAATCATATTTAACATTgaataaataacatatatcttCTTGTATCAAAACtaaaaaaaactaatttttaaCAAATATCAATATATAATCCCCATTTGTAGAGTCCAATCATATATACGTATCAGACAACTATTATTAtagtaaaaataatatatcaataattttttaaaaaaatattttaatattttttgtatattatttaattatctaaAAACATCATGATTCACCCATCTATAATTCAGAACACAAATCTAATTAATGAGATTACAAGAGAATTTAATAATATAGTTTTGTTAGACTTATCGAATCCATTTGGTATCAAAACAGAACCTCCAaaatttctcttatttttcttctttttcgttttctcttttctttcttttctctcactgttctttcttttttttatttccctTCTCTTCTACTCCTCTGTTTCTTCTCTCTCACACCCCATCCTCGATTGCTTTTTTTCTCTCTCATCTTTCTTCCcttctattcttcttcttcttcccttcttatcTATTTCTtcaccctttttttttcccttcttctttcttccccTACTCTGTTCTCACCGATGCCTCCCtgtcttctctctttctcttcctcttctctctctcctttctcccttttttctccctctctttctcttcctccccttctcccttttttctccctctctttctcttcctcccctcctccctttcactcttcttttctttctttgtttttttttccttctctttacTTCTTCTCCGATCCCCTCTCTGTTTCTTTCTCTCCCACACGCTCCCATACCACCGCAGCCTCTGTTttacccgagagagagagagagagagagagagtgcgagAGGCGGTGGGAAGCTatggggtgttaaaccaactaaccAACCAACGCCGCCGCTGCCGTGTTTTGCAATTTAAGGTCCTCAGAAAAAATTAGGGATTTAGAAAAAGACTATCCAAGGAGGTGCTTATGCCGACATGATTGTGCACGCTTGGAATAGCACTTCCATAAAATGCTTTATGGAGGATTCAGACAAATGTTTTAATGCAGCAGAGCAAATCTCCAACTAGATGTGTTCTATTATATCATGACAAAGGACCTTACGGGTCTGGCTGGAAACTTAGCATAGCAAAATCCCAGACTAGACATTCTATTATATTAACTAAACTTCAACTCAAAATGATATATgcaattttttagattttaaataataatatatatgctaaacttaaatttaaagaGAGAAATATAAATGAAGCTCGTCGATACACAAGATCACCTCCACCATTAACTTCTATTTCCTTGAGAACTATGTTAACTTATCAACGATATCACTTAGGTTTGACAACTTGATCCACAAGCAAGAATCCTCAACCGTTTAACATCATGTCCTCAGTCTACAGAAATTGTTTAGCAGATATATCTTGCATGCAACAACATATAACAGATCAACCAAGGAATCTCTAAACAAAGGATGCAATTTCAACCCTGCACTGGAGGTTTTCCTTTGAACAAAAAGATGCCTCATGAATGTTATGGGAACCCGACAGCATGACCTCAAAAGAATCCGGAAGATGAGAGTAAAACGGACTAGTTAATCCAAACAAATTCCCGAAACAGTATTCGACATTCAAATAATTAATACATATTACGGTTTGTTGCACAACTAAATGCAGTCATTCATTAAAGTAGAAAACTCCATCAATTATGAGAAAGGAAAAGCTCAAGGACATTTGAAAATTTTATTGCAGGTTAAAGGCAAGGTTTCAATCTACTAAGCAAGGTTCCTTTGCCCTAGAGAATCCTCAAACTGACACTGAAATCTAAATTCTCCTTGTGATCACTGACAGAGCTTACCTCACAGAGATTTGGCTGCCGCAATAATACTCTCTGCTGTTATGCCAAACTCCTTGTATATTCTCCCAGCAGGAGCACTTGCTCCAAACCGGTCAATCCCGATCGCCTTGCCTTTGCTTCCGACATACTTCTCCCATCCAAGCGTGACCCCTGCTTCGATACTAATCCTTGCAGTGACAGCAGCGGGGAAGACACTCTCCTTGTATTCATCTGGTTGCTCATCAAACAACTCCCAGCAAACAAGAGATACCACACGTACTGTTTTCCCCTCCTTCCTTAGCTCATCTGCGGCCTTCGCTGCAATCTCCAATTCTGAACCAGTGCCGATCAAAATCAGATCTGGTTTGTTACCAGTAGAATTATCAGAAATGGTATATCCTCCCTTCTCAACATCTTCAATTGATGTTCCTGGAAGTTGAGGAAGCTTCTGTCGTGAGAGAGCAAGGACTGACGGTCTCTTCCTGTTGAGCACCGCAACCTTGTAGGCCCCAGCAGTCTCGTTCCCATCAGCAGGCCTAAGCATCAGAATGTTGGGCATTGCTCGGAAGCTTATCAAATGCTCAATTGGCTGATGGGTAGGGCCATCTTCCCCAAGACCAATTGAATCATGTGTCATCACATAGATGACTCCTGCCTCAGACAAGGCCGAAATCCTCATGGCAGCTCTCATGTAGTCGGTGAAAACAAAGAAAGTAGCACAGTAAGGGAGAAGACCAGGGCTGTGAAGGGCAATGCCGTTGCAGATGGCACCCATCCCATGTTCCCTAACCCCGAAACGAACATTCCGCTCCTCAGGTGTGCCCTTTTGGAAGTTACCAAACATCTTCAACAATGTCATGTTGGAGGATGCGAGGTCCGCACTACCACCAAGAAGCCCAGGTAGTACTTTTGCAAGTGCATTTAGGTTCTGCTGCGATAAATTTCTAGTTGCATCTGCAGGACTTTCAGGAGTATATCTCTGGAAAAGAAGCAAAGAAGTTAATTTCTAGTATAATCCATCTCACAACGTAAATGTAACTATAATAACAGATATTGCAAGAAGAACGGAAGGTGAAGGGTCAATAGAGGTGATCACCGGAAGGGCTTTCTCCCATCCAGCAGGCAATTCTCCTGATATGATAGCTTTCAGCTCTGCAGCATCCTCCTTGTACTTCTCTTCATACTCCGCAAATCTGGCATTCCACTCAGCTTCAAGAGCAGCACCTTCAGGGGCATGGCGGCTCCAGTGACTGAAGCATAAAACCAGTGCATATATTCACATaacagaaaaatattatttttattcgaCAATTATAGTAGGAATTACATAGTTTCTGACCTCTTCACATCCTCAGGCACATAGAAAGGTTCATATGGCCATTCGAGACTTTGCCTAGTTGCATCAACTTCCTTGGCACCCAATGCACTTCCATGTACGCTGTATGTGTTTGCCTTGTTTGGTGATCCATATCCAATGGTCGTAGTGACCTGCAAGAATTCAATATTTCGTCAAAGCTCTAACActcccaaagcaaatgcaaccagTTGACCATGTCCTTGGTGCCCAAAAAGCAATTCTAGAAACAAACCTTGATAAGAGTCGGTTTGTCTTTCACTGCCTTTGCTTCCTTAATGGCAGCACGAATATCATCATACCCGGTGTTTCCATTCTTCACCCAGATGGTATGCCATCCGAGAGCCTCAAAACGATCAATAACATCTTCTGTAAATGCAATCTCTGTGTCACCATCAATGGAGATGTGGTTGTCATCGTAAAAAGCGATAAGTTTCCCTAGACCCCAGTGCCCAGCAAGAGAACATGCTTCGTTTGCGATGCCCTCCATTTGGCAACCATCCCCAAGCATCACATATCTACACCATCAAAATCAAGCTAGTCTTATGCACAAAATGCAGCACACAAATATAAGTAAGATAGAATTGGGTAATCGTGAAGAGAACTTACGTGTAATGGTCAATAATCTCATTGTCAGGCTTATTGAAACGGGCAGCTAGGTGTCGCTCAGCAAGAGCCAAACCAACAGCATTAGCAACACCTTGACCGAGCGGACCTGCAACATTTTGTGACAATTAATTGATATCTCAAACTCCCTAACAACCAAccatcaatagaaagcaagaacaGGACATCTGGACAGAGCAAGCAATCAAATACGTGAATCATAAAATGATATAGAAACGTACCAGTAGTGACTTCAATTCCTGGTGTCTCGAAGTTCTCAGGATGACCAGGAGTTTTGCTTCCCCATTGACGGAATTGCTTCAAGTCTTCCATCTAAAATCAGATTACAATCATCGAAACTACTTCAGTCTGATACAAATCAAAGCATGACCACTGAAACCACTGAACACTGAGCTCTCATTCACATAATCAAGGTGATGAAATGCAAGATTTCAATTATATCTAGGAAGCTGCATC from Musa acuminata AAA Group cultivar baxijiao chromosome BXJ1-3, Cavendish_Baxijiao_AAA, whole genome shotgun sequence encodes the following:
- the LOC135620353 gene encoding subtilisin-like protease SBT3.5, which codes for MSLVILLLIWSYFQRVPLGDNPSTKASVSLPSSTAKLYIVDLGERRYEDPQLVIASHHDMLSAVLGSKEKARDSIVYSYKHCFSGFAATLTPSQAHQIAELAEVISVSPSRTFPLRTTRSWDYLGLRYSHQQPTGLLEKGKEGDGIIIGVVDTGIWPESRSFNDDGYGPVPSRWKGTCEIGVEHPIRCNRKIIGARYYSKDADPSEVARDYDSPRDANGHGTHTSSTAAGSLVSDASFHGLGAGTARGGAPRARLAIYKVCWGSGRCGEADVLQAIDDAVDDGVDILSLSIGGNGYIPASLGAVRSGMTVIFSGGNDGPVTQTLNNDVPWVITVAASTIDRSFPTVITLGDKQTVVGQSLFYDSADVGFKGLVVPASCSAEDIHSRYVVGKIVLCADSGPAGNFDDVLGILQGAKAAGVIFGRFPRSNLLPCERFICVLVDKDVHEQIWIYGEKTTSSPVVKVSPALTSAGIPITSPRVAAFSSRGPSISYPDLVKPDITAPGVSILAAVEDSYEFMSGTSMACPHVSGVAALLKVVHPEWSPAAIKSALVTTAYTTDAYDFPVEAEAIPRKLADAFDYGGGHIDPNKAADPGLVYDIHPDDYCNYFPCTNRALSLPSDDVPGLGTSGVDNKRMYDLNLPSISIPDLKETPVTVGRTVTNVGDKKSKYKAVVRSPPGVKMVVEPSVLEFKASKQKLPFKVTFTSLHKVQGGFTFGSLTWVDDGGNHTVGIPIAVRVIIVDSFSDTS
- the LOC135620356 gene encoding transketolase, chloroplastic-like gives rise to the protein MAASSSVNAARALVGLAVYDHGSSSNARPDRVALPAGGSALRSHAAWSLTSSPRFQQCASRRRPKPCSSRRAAPARAAAVETLEAAATDALVEKSVNTIRFLAIDAVEKANSGHPGLPMGCAPMGHILYDEVMNYNPKNPYWFNRDRFVLSAGHGCMLHYALLHLAGYDSVKMEDLKQFRQWGSKTPGHPENFETPGIEVTTGPLGQGVANAVGLALAERHLAARFNKPDNEIIDHYTYVMLGDGCQMEGIANEACSLAGHWGLGKLIAFYDDNHISIDGDTEIAFTEDVIDRFEALGWHTIWVKNGNTGYDDIRAAIKEAKAVKDKPTLIKVTTTIGYGSPNKANTYSVHGSALGAKEVDATRQSLEWPYEPFYVPEDVKSHWSRHAPEGAALEAEWNARFAEYEEKYKEDAAELKAIISGELPAGWEKALPRYTPESPADATRNLSQQNLNALAKVLPGLLGGSADLASSNMTLLKMFGNFQKGTPEERNVRFGVREHGMGAICNGIALHSPGLLPYCATFFVFTDYMRAAMRISALSEAGVIYVMTHDSIGLGEDGPTHQPIEHLISFRAMPNILMLRPADGNETAGAYKVAVLNRKRPSVLALSRQKLPQLPGTSIEDVEKGGYTISDNSTGNKPDLILIGTGSELEIAAKAADELRKEGKTVRVVSLVCWELFDEQPDEYKESVFPAAVTARISIEAGVTLGWEKYVGSKGKAIGIDRFGASAPAGRIYKEFGITAESIIAAAKSL